Proteins encoded within one genomic window of Mesobacillus subterraneus:
- a CDS encoding ferredoxin, whose product MAKYTIVDKETCIACGACGAAAPDIYDYDDEGIAFVTLDENEGIVEIPDVLLDDMMDAFEGCPTDSIKVAEEPFNGDATKFE is encoded by the coding sequence ATGGCTAAGTACACAATTGTTGACAAAGAAACTTGTATTGCATGCGGAGCTTGCGGTGCTGCTGCTCCAGATATCTACGATTACGATGATGAAGGCATCGCATTCGTAACACTTGATGAAAATGAAGGGATTGTTGAAATTCCTGATGTATTACTTGACGACATGATGGATGCATTCGAAGGCTGCCCAACTGACTCAATCAAAGTTGCAGAAGAGCCATTTAATGGAGATGCTACTAAGTTCGAATAA
- a CDS encoding helix-turn-helix domain-containing protein, producing the protein MSILKRINGERTIYSLFHLLQGKRSSQTIQDAHLYKITAYFHTYPSVTREGLEKMISRLLHRGLVEEIADSKVILTGKGEAVLDQQLSEYKLPDYLNGWKYHQVTGTFWERLTLLIQVSSNLINHERSFIPVRNKRDTLTWVKQYIKQQNEDRYKLAERLYVELISALDNPNVKPELVVLRLTGYRKIGLTTLQAAEWIGLEPAHYHFEFLNCLHAMFDKVLENSNAYPLLNGLIKKPERNVPLTISTDKTYKLMLKGYALEEIAAVRNLKQSTIEDHVVEIALSIKGFNIDDYVPLDKRESILQTAQRNSAKKLKQIKEHVADASYFEIRLVLAKYGDVEWS; encoded by the coding sequence TTGTCAATATTGAAACGCATCAATGGCGAAAGAACCATCTATTCGTTATTTCATCTTTTACAGGGAAAGCGTTCCTCTCAGACAATTCAGGACGCTCATTTATATAAAATCACCGCATATTTTCATACATATCCCTCAGTTACAAGAGAAGGGCTCGAAAAAATGATTAGCCGGTTACTGCATCGAGGGCTGGTGGAGGAGATAGCAGATTCAAAGGTAATTTTAACAGGAAAGGGCGAAGCAGTCCTGGATCAACAATTATCTGAATACAAACTTCCTGATTATCTTAATGGTTGGAAATACCACCAGGTGACGGGTACCTTTTGGGAAAGGTTGACGCTTCTCATCCAGGTTAGTTCGAATTTAATTAACCATGAACGCTCCTTTATACCAGTCAGGAACAAGCGAGATACTCTTACCTGGGTAAAACAATACATTAAGCAACAGAATGAAGATCGATATAAGCTGGCAGAAAGGCTGTATGTTGAACTTATCTCTGCACTGGATAATCCAAATGTGAAACCTGAACTGGTTGTTTTAAGATTGACAGGTTACAGGAAAATTGGATTGACGACTTTGCAGGCTGCTGAATGGATCGGGCTGGAACCGGCTCACTATCACTTCGAATTCCTCAACTGCTTGCATGCTATGTTTGATAAGGTCCTGGAGAATTCAAATGCTTACCCATTACTAAATGGGTTGATCAAGAAGCCAGAGCGTAACGTTCCTTTGACGATTTCGACAGATAAGACATATAAGTTAATGCTAAAGGGTTATGCCCTGGAAGAGATAGCGGCTGTCCGTAACTTAAAACAAAGCACAATCGAAGATCATGTCGTGGAAATTGCTCTTTCTATCAAGGGATTCAATATAGATGACTATGTTCCTCTTGATAAAAGGGAAAGCATTCTTCAAACGGCACAGCGAAATTCTGCCAAAAAGTTAAAGCAAATAAAGGAACATGTGGCTGATGCTTCTTATTTTGAAATCAGGCTAGTTCTGGCCAAATATGGTGATGTGGAATGGAGTTAA
- a CDS encoding RecQ family ATP-dependent DNA helicase gives MELRRFLKKYFKFEDFRPGQEETVESVLKGRHTISMLPTGTGKSLCYQLPGYIVDGPVLIVSPLLSLMQDQVEQMMAMGEKRVIALNSFLSPQQKAKTLEELERFQFIFISPEMLGIESVLNRIRKLAVSLFVVDEAHCISQWGYDFSPDYLKLGEFREKLGQPWTLALTATASEEVRKDIADKLHLGDWNEVVYSVDRPAISLALEFASTFQDKLDRTVELVKYLKGPGIIYFSSKKVAEQTAVHMREKGIKKAMAYHGGLDSESRVLIQQQFINGQLDVVCATSAFGMGINKENVRYVIHFHMPMQIESYLQEIGRAARDDHDSIAILIYSPGDEQLAYQLAEGELPDQYQIERLFVFLIDNRFLYKDLAWPRRRAVNDRRLHRNSMEDCRRLSV, from the coding sequence ATGGAGTTAAGAAGATTTTTAAAAAAGTATTTTAAGTTCGAGGATTTCCGTCCAGGGCAGGAAGAAACGGTTGAATCCGTTTTAAAAGGAAGACATACGATCTCTATGTTGCCAACCGGAACAGGAAAATCGCTCTGCTATCAACTTCCCGGCTATATAGTTGACGGGCCAGTCTTGATTGTTTCACCGCTGCTCTCTCTAATGCAGGATCAGGTGGAGCAAATGATGGCAATGGGGGAAAAGAGGGTTATTGCCTTGAATTCCTTTTTGTCACCTCAGCAAAAAGCCAAGACCCTGGAAGAACTCGAAAGGTTTCAGTTTATTTTTATATCTCCAGAAATGCTGGGGATTGAATCTGTGTTGAATCGGATCAGGAAATTGGCTGTATCCCTGTTTGTAGTCGATGAGGCACACTGTATCTCTCAGTGGGGATACGATTTTAGTCCCGACTACCTAAAGCTTGGTGAATTCAGAGAGAAGCTTGGACAGCCATGGACGCTTGCGTTAACAGCTACAGCCTCAGAGGAAGTTCGAAAGGATATTGCTGATAAGCTTCATTTAGGAGATTGGAATGAGGTTGTCTATTCTGTAGACCGCCCTGCTATTTCACTAGCTTTGGAGTTTGCATCTACCTTTCAGGATAAGCTGGACCGGACAGTTGAGCTGGTGAAATATTTAAAGGGTCCTGGGATCATCTATTTTTCCAGCAAGAAAGTCGCTGAGCAAACGGCAGTTCATATGAGAGAAAAAGGGATCAAGAAAGCAATGGCCTATCATGGGGGACTGGATTCTGAAAGCCGCGTCCTCATACAGCAGCAATTCATCAATGGTCAACTTGACGTTGTATGTGCTACCAGCGCTTTTGGGATGGGAATTAATAAAGAAAATGTCCGATATGTGATCCATTTCCACATGCCTATGCAAATAGAATCCTACCTTCAGGAAATAGGAAGAGCAGCAAGAGATGACCACGATTCTATAGCCATCCTTATTTATTCGCCGGGAGATGAACAACTGGCCTATCAGCTAGCTGAAGGTGAGCTCCCTGACCAATATCAGATTGAAAGACTGTTTGTGTTTTTAATCGATAACCGTTTCCTTTATAAAGATCTTGCCTGGCCGCGCCGAAGAGCTGTCAATGATAGGAGGCTTCACCGAAATTCAATGGAGGATTGTCGAAGATTATCTGTCTAA
- a CDS encoding RecQ family zinc-binding domain-containing protein, translating to MMDKQSLLRLIENRLEVKNTKIKKMLGWINTKECKRKVILEMFGEEVQERPQNCCISCGIELDYFKETDPSSEQSLAAMDWKQELASILLMRERI from the coding sequence ATGATGGATAAACAGAGCCTCCTCCGCTTGATCGAAAACCGCTTGGAGGTAAAAAACACAAAAATTAAGAAGATGCTGGGTTGGATTAATACAAAGGAATGTAAGAGGAAAGTGATTTTGGAAATGTTCGGTGAAGAAGTCCAGGAACGACCACAGAATTGCTGCATCAGTTGTGGAATAGAACTGGATTATTTTAAAGAAACTGACCCATCCAGTGAACAATCGCTCGCTGCGATGGACTGGAAGCAGGAATTGGCTTCAATCCTATTGATGAGAGAGCGGATATAA
- a CDS encoding CPBP family intramembrane glutamic endopeptidase, which yields MKDEYRDTVAGLTEKELLFHLVATQILLLTISTILGMILFDGLTEFKELFIWADWNILSIGLVAGLAVVALDFTLMKYLPKSYYDDGGLNERIFRNRSVFQIMLIAAMVAISEEILFRGVIQTNTGLIISSLIFAVVHYRYLFNWFLFTNIILLSFLIGYIYMMTNNLVVTIVMHFIIDFILGLIIKFRTQATTGGTDSE from the coding sequence ATGAAAGATGAATATAGGGATACAGTGGCAGGACTTACAGAAAAAGAACTGCTTTTCCACTTGGTTGCTACGCAAATTTTACTATTAACGATTTCAACTATATTAGGTATGATATTGTTTGACGGCTTGACCGAATTCAAAGAATTGTTTATTTGGGCCGATTGGAACATTTTATCGATCGGGTTGGTTGCTGGTCTGGCAGTCGTGGCTCTGGACTTCACCCTTATGAAATATCTGCCAAAGTCGTACTACGACGATGGCGGATTGAACGAAAGAATATTTAGAAATAGAAGTGTATTCCAAATCATGCTTATTGCGGCGATGGTAGCAATCAGTGAGGAAATCCTTTTTAGGGGAGTCATTCAGACGAACACAGGGTTAATCATCTCAAGCTTGATTTTCGCAGTCGTTCATTACCGCTATCTGTTTAATTGGTTTTTATTTACTAACATTATTTTATTGAGTTTCTTGATTGGCTATATTTATATGATGACAAATAATCTAGTGGTTACGATCGTGATGCATTTTATCATTGATTTCATTTTAGGATTGATCATTAAATTCAGGACTCAAGCAACAACTGGGGGTACAGACAGTGAATAA
- a CDS encoding LysM peptidoglycan-binding domain-containing protein, which yields MNKEKPIRDQAERLRKRVERKSEHSAEKKESLPPRSEMHRQKQKKTKVKVKYPVIRLMALFFILLPISFFSIISYLDGTKMPLNKSLERAGVEMINVESRNDGNGDDQVEDQEAPSYEEITETEEIDVVAAGPAPSSSGDKNTAESSGDSDDKEGGKLPTSASAEPEDEPADTEGTKPAGEAEPVSGEKIVYHTVKPNETLFRVAMTYYKSQEGIPIIKKANNIQGNEIQAGQVLKIPIKN from the coding sequence GTGAATAAGGAAAAACCTATCAGGGACCAGGCAGAGCGACTGAGAAAAAGGGTGGAACGTAAATCAGAGCATTCTGCTGAAAAAAAGGAATCCCTTCCACCAAGAAGTGAAATGCACAGACAAAAACAGAAAAAAACGAAAGTCAAAGTAAAATACCCTGTCATTAGGCTGATGGCTCTGTTTTTCATTCTGCTGCCTATCTCTTTTTTCAGTATTATCTCGTATTTGGATGGCACAAAGATGCCTTTGAATAAGTCGCTGGAACGTGCAGGAGTCGAAATGATCAATGTGGAAAGTCGGAACGATGGAAATGGTGATGACCAGGTAGAAGACCAAGAGGCACCGTCTTATGAAGAAATTACTGAAACAGAGGAAATCGATGTTGTGGCAGCAGGGCCTGCTCCATCAAGCAGCGGGGACAAAAACACTGCTGAATCCTCTGGTGACAGTGATGATAAAGAAGGGGGAAAATTACCAACTTCAGCTTCTGCCGAGCCCGAGGATGAGCCAGCAGATACAGAAGGCACCAAACCAGCAGGTGAAGCTGAACCCGTAAGCGGTGAAAAAATCGTATATCATACAGTCAAGCCGAATGAAACATTATTCAGAGTAGCTATGACCTATTATAAATCCCAGGAAGGCATCCCCATCATCAAAAAAGCAAACAACATCCAGGGAAATGAAATTCAGGCAGGACAAGTATTGAAGATACCTATTAAAAATTAG
- a CDS encoding YpbF family protein, whose protein sequence is MEQEIENLDQRTDPATKRMLQNVIDRKKKFDRYKSRHLMSVWVTIGLISVYFYYLYITVLKPYSYSFAEIISVYVQNSANLYFLILTVGTYGLMILYKEKREKAEKEYQALRCEIVDRSKDLWKKEEEWKNRHIVFDMMKKKFDINLFHENK, encoded by the coding sequence ATGGAACAGGAAATCGAGAACCTGGATCAACGTACGGATCCTGCAACAAAAAGGATGCTTCAGAACGTAATAGACCGAAAGAAAAAGTTTGACCGGTATAAATCCCGCCATCTTATGTCAGTATGGGTGACGATTGGGTTGATCTCTGTCTATTTCTACTATCTTTATATTACGGTGTTAAAGCCGTATTCTTATTCTTTCGCTGAGATTATTTCGGTGTATGTCCAGAACTCCGCGAATTTATATTTTCTCATCTTAACGGTTGGTACATACGGATTAATGATCTTGTATAAGGAGAAGCGTGAAAAGGCAGAGAAAGAATACCAGGCGCTTCGGTGTGAAATAGTAGACCGAAGTAAGGATTTATGGAAAAAAGAAGAAGAATGGAAGAACCGTCATATAGTGTTTGATATGATGAAGAAAAAGTTTGATATTAACTTGTTTCACGAAAATAAATAG
- a CDS encoding recombinase family protein, translating into METVPMNKIKKVAIYSRKSRPDETEETLKRQLAFLIDKCVENNWEFEVFQEYGSSLDSNRPELNKMLDKVQSFHYDAVVVTDQDRLSRSTLGFHQVKEILTNYGVQVVTSSKIYDYTTQEDDLMSDMQSVVAKQEYLNIKKRLVRGKRQSAKDGNWVGGKTPIGYSYDHKTKKLTPDENAPTIKRIYDLYMSGNSSTAIERIFDLEGTLTPSGSKWNKARISVVLSNPVYKGTVIYGKTKVSKVDKKPSGSPRQLKTEENDQIIIENAHTPIVSPEDWEAVRTIREGRLSKPPSARIGKVIFTGLIKCSLCGRTHSFQRRKGKELRITSCQTRYYDDDGEKYTVCKNKGVKLELFELVFFAKFQQFVDKLESYLEAVKRNMKEDNSNNPVDEKAIQTANLKKVEASIKRVQKGFIAEIYTEEEAQKEIKRLKEQKEYIQEQISRLDTKSKDEKVDELQRTLDKLKSLLEGKSDLETKDINQLLTSIIDRIEYKRVGDHKAEIEMKIHYKGQSED; encoded by the coding sequence ATGGAAACAGTGCCAATGAACAAAATTAAAAAGGTTGCTATATACAGCAGGAAATCCAGACCTGATGAAACTGAGGAAACACTCAAAAGACAGTTAGCTTTTCTTATTGATAAATGTGTAGAAAATAACTGGGAATTTGAAGTGTTTCAAGAATACGGTTCTTCACTAGATAGTAACAGACCTGAACTAAATAAAATGCTAGATAAAGTACAGTCATTTCACTATGACGCTGTTGTAGTTACAGATCAGGATAGATTAAGCAGAAGTACATTGGGATTTCATCAGGTAAAAGAAATTCTAACTAATTATGGAGTGCAGGTAGTAACCTCATCTAAGATATATGACTACACCACACAAGAAGATGACTTAATGTCTGATATGCAGTCTGTTGTAGCTAAGCAGGAATATTTAAACATTAAGAAAAGGCTTGTGAGGGGAAAAAGGCAGTCAGCTAAAGACGGGAATTGGGTAGGTGGAAAAACCCCTATTGGATATAGTTACGATCATAAGACAAAGAAACTAACACCTGACGAGAACGCACCTACCATTAAAAGAATTTATGATTTATATATGTCTGGAAATTCATCTACAGCCATTGAAAGAATTTTTGACTTAGAAGGAACGCTAACACCTTCAGGTTCAAAGTGGAACAAAGCAAGAATATCTGTAGTTTTATCTAATCCTGTTTATAAAGGTACTGTAATCTATGGAAAAACCAAAGTTTCAAAGGTAGATAAAAAGCCGTCAGGTTCTCCAAGACAGCTGAAAACTGAGGAAAATGATCAGATTATTATTGAGAATGCACACACACCTATTGTTTCACCTGAGGATTGGGAAGCTGTAAGAACCATTAGAGAAGGTCGTCTGTCTAAGCCACCGTCAGCTAGGATAGGGAAGGTTATATTCACAGGCTTGATTAAATGTAGCTTGTGTGGAAGAACTCACAGCTTTCAACGAAGAAAAGGGAAAGAACTTAGGATTACATCATGTCAAACTAGGTATTATGATGATGACGGAGAGAAATATACTGTATGTAAAAATAAGGGTGTAAAGCTGGAACTATTTGAATTAGTATTCTTTGCGAAGTTCCAACAGTTTGTAGATAAATTAGAATCCTATCTGGAAGCAGTAAAGCGGAACATGAAAGAGGATAATTCTAATAATCCTGTTGACGAGAAAGCTATACAAACAGCTAATTTGAAAAAGGTTGAAGCAAGTATTAAAAGAGTACAGAAGGGCTTTATAGCTGAGATATATACAGAGGAAGAAGCACAGAAAGAAATCAAGCGATTAAAGGAACAAAAAGAGTATATACAGGAACAAATAAGCAGGCTAGATACTAAATCTAAAGACGAGAAGGTTGACGAGTTACAAAGGACTTTAGACAAGCTAAAAAGCCTATTAGAAGGAAAGTCAGATTTAGAAACAAAAGATATAAATCAACTGCTTACCTCTATAATTGATCGTATTGAATATAAAAGAGTTGGCGATCATAAAGCAGAGATTGAAATGAAAATCCACTATAAAGGTCAGTCTGAGGATTAA
- a CDS encoding recombinase family protein, protein MKYGYARVSTVHQDLEAQIKTLKNEGCEEIYSEKFTGTKADRPKFKELLSILKEGDTLVITKLDRFARSTGDAIETIKGLFKKGVRVHVLNMGIVEDTPTGRLIFNIMSSFAEFERDMIVERTQEGKAIAKQRDDFREGRPNKYKKDQVEHALKLLQDHSYKEVESMTGISKSTLIRAKKKATQ, encoded by the coding sequence ATGAAATACGGTTATGCAAGGGTTTCAACAGTACATCAAGATTTAGAGGCACAGATTAAGACTTTAAAAAATGAAGGCTGTGAAGAAATATATTCTGAGAAATTCACAGGAACTAAAGCAGATCGCCCAAAGTTTAAAGAGTTGCTGTCAATCCTTAAAGAAGGTGACACATTAGTAATAACTAAACTAGATCGCTTTGCACGTTCCACTGGTGACGCTATAGAGACCATTAAAGGGCTATTTAAAAAGGGTGTAAGGGTTCATGTCTTGAACATGGGAATAGTTGAGGACACGCCCACAGGAAGGCTTATATTCAATATCATGAGTTCTTTTGCTGAGTTTGAAAGAGATATGATAGTAGAACGTACTCAGGAAGGCAAGGCGATAGCTAAACAGCGTGATGATTTTAGAGAGGGTCGCCCTAACAAGTACAAAAAAGATCAAGTAGAACACGCATTAAAGCTGTTACAAGACCATTCCTATAAAGAAGTTGAAAGCATGACAGGAATAAGTAAAAGTACGCTTATAAGGGCAAAGAAGAAGGCTACACAGTAA
- a CDS encoding SEC-C metal-binding domain-containing protein, with protein sequence MVNVPAFCDNCTNIFPSGFVFENCVGVTMSGCTSQCPRCGYSARVPDGVFNFYNSAIEVLEATPETIRDLKKLFVIVDKASRENIPPEEVHKEIEEEAPKLSFLAKYLPKNAKEFGVYLTAVASLIGGMGGDIEINPEININPKTEIQYFTPDNNMNQQHISNLEVSPTSEMPNRKIGRNEPCPCLSGLKYKYCHGK encoded by the coding sequence ATGGTAAATGTACCTGCTTTTTGTGACAATTGTACCAATATTTTTCCATCAGGTTTTGTATTTGAGAATTGTGTAGGAGTGACAATGTCAGGTTGTACGTCTCAATGTCCTAGATGTGGATATTCTGCTAGAGTTCCAGACGGTGTATTTAACTTTTACAATAGTGCAATCGAGGTACTTGAAGCTACTCCAGAAACTATTAGAGACTTAAAAAAACTATTTGTAATTGTCGATAAAGCAAGTAGAGAAAATATTCCTCCAGAAGAAGTACATAAGGAGATTGAAGAGGAAGCACCTAAATTATCCTTCTTAGCAAAATACCTTCCCAAGAATGCAAAAGAATTTGGAGTTTATCTAACAGCAGTTGCTTCGTTAATTGGAGGAATGGGTGGGGATATTGAAATTAACCCAGAAATAAATATTAACCCTAAGACCGAAATTCAGTATTTTACCCCTGATAATAATATGAATCAGCAGCATATTTCTAATCTGGAAGTTAGCCCTACATCTGAAATGCCTAATAGAAAAATCGGTAGGAATGAACCTTGTCCGTGTCTAAGTGGGCTGAAATATAAATATTGTCATGGTAAATAA
- a CDS encoding adenylate kinase, which translates to MNKQEYEAKINKTYNGAVKVISPYLNHHSSMKFHCSKCNTVFYNKAGYMLGKDHQKHICTMPYGTAHGERLLKVRSSKQNRTRKTRDISKRIYQMIIEDYTYKEIASEIKVNSVIIRDHFIAEGLIESNTNNP; encoded by the coding sequence ATGAATAAACAAGAATACGAAGCTAAGATTAACAAGACCTACAACGGGGCTGTTAAGGTTATTTCGCCCTATTTGAACCACCACTCTTCAATGAAGTTCCATTGTAGTAAATGTAACACTGTGTTTTACAATAAAGCTGGCTACATGCTAGGTAAAGATCATCAGAAACATATTTGTACTATGCCTTATGGTACTGCCCACGGTGAAAGGCTGTTAAAGGTCAGATCATCAAAACAAAATAGAACAAGAAAAACAAGGGACATTAGCAAAAGAATTTACCAGATGATCATAGAGGATTACACATACAAAGAAATAGCCAGTGAAATAAAAGTTAATTCAGTTATCATTAGAGACCACTTTATCGCTGAGGGTCTTATTGAAAGCAACACAAATAACCCCTAG
- a CDS encoding cysteine-rich VLP protein has protein sequence MCNAIKKLVRTSCANYVAGHCALLDKECPLISGGEYRGKEIPASDCSCSYFEKAVLPSHITAEAIYYGKEAVIDKFCIGCGKGFNAVSNRTVYCSDICRKSARKQSHVKYNQKRAK, from the coding sequence ATGTGTAATGCAATAAAAAAACTAGTAAGGACAAGCTGTGCTAATTATGTGGCGGGGCATTGTGCTTTATTAGATAAAGAATGTCCTTTAATTTCTGGTGGAGAGTATCGAGGAAAAGAGATACCAGCTAGCGACTGTAGCTGTAGTTATTTTGAAAAAGCTGTACTTCCATCCCATATTACCGCTGAGGCTATATATTATGGCAAAGAAGCTGTTATAGATAAGTTTTGTATTGGTTGTGGAAAAGGCTTTAATGCAGTATCTAACAGGACTGTATATTGCAGTGATATTTGCAGAAAGTCAGCTAGGAAACAATCACACGTGAAATACAATCAAAAGAGGGCTAAATAA
- a CDS encoding helix-turn-helix domain-containing protein, translated as MKPANNRLPYNMEYDQRYIKLIRLSRNKTQVDFSEYMGIDPSTIAKLETRKLAFTAHYEKKLKYAIQRLRISNAELASIKNIIELKERKGYK; from the coding sequence GTGAAACCAGCTAATAACCGCTTACCTTACAACATGGAATATGATCAAAGGTATATAAAGCTAATTAGACTTTCCAGAAATAAAACACAGGTTGATTTTAGTGAGTACATGGGCATTGACCCAAGCACTATTGCAAAACTAGAAACACGAAAACTAGCATTTACCGCACACTATGAAAAGAAACTAAAGTACGCAATTCAGCGTCTGAGAATTTCAAATGCTGAACTAGCTTCAATTAAAAACATAATTGAATTAAAGGAAAGAAAAGGCTACAAGTAA
- a CDS encoding spore coat protein CotJB, with protein MKQLPKEFYAAMEELQAVDFVLVDLTLYLDTHPEDYDAINQFNQFAKERRRLKKVVESMYGPLQQYGNSYSGYPWDWKEGP; from the coding sequence ATGAAACAGTTGCCAAAGGAATTTTATGCTGCCATGGAAGAGCTCCAGGCAGTCGATTTTGTTCTCGTTGATCTAACCTTATACTTAGATACCCATCCAGAGGACTATGATGCGATTAACCAATTCAATCAGTTTGCAAAAGAAAGGCGCAGATTAAAAAAGGTCGTTGAAAGCATGTATGGGCCTCTCCAGCAATACGGAAACAGCTATTCTGGATATCCATGGGACTGGAAAGAAGGTCCATAG
- a CDS encoding spore coat associated protein CotJA, translated as MSTHRRVWYPYASPFDPCPPIKVKTFSTPPNLFLGFQPPNLEQFTPMQALRTGTLWKVFYDPWYSPYEAPREDDHS; from the coding sequence TTGTCTACACACAGAAGAGTATGGTATCCGTACGCCAGTCCCTTCGATCCTTGTCCGCCTATTAAGGTAAAAACGTTCTCTACGCCGCCAAATTTATTTCTTGGCTTCCAGCCGCCCAATCTAGAGCAGTTTACGCCCATGCAAGCTTTAAGAACAGGGACACTGTGGAAGGTTTTCTATGATCCTTGGTATTCGCCATACGAAGCTCCAAGGGAGGATGATCACTCATGA
- a CDS encoding CBS domain-containing protein produces MFVKSIMIPKYKCITVQQDEALQTVLEKLDGNEIDGVPVLDGDKYVGVVTRHGIYQEFFNTGGQKDEFLQSKYAKDILTLQDQILHGIEVFETTLVKLKDIPLMAVIDENGKFQGAVTRSDALDQFQSAFGVHREGVRIAFTSVETEGRIARLADIAHQFHEHIISLVTFDETDKLVRRIVMKIEKKDNIDKFVKKLEESGFRILDIHEV; encoded by the coding sequence ATGTTTGTTAAAAGTATCATGATACCGAAGTACAAATGCATTACTGTTCAACAGGATGAGGCATTGCAAACTGTGCTGGAAAAGTTGGATGGCAATGAAATTGATGGAGTTCCAGTATTGGATGGTGACAAATATGTTGGCGTCGTCACAAGACATGGGATTTATCAGGAATTCTTCAATACCGGCGGGCAAAAAGATGAATTTCTGCAAAGTAAATACGCGAAAGACATTTTGACCTTACAGGATCAAATTCTGCATGGCATTGAAGTTTTCGAAACAACATTAGTGAAATTGAAAGACATTCCGTTAATGGCGGTAATAGATGAGAATGGGAAATTCCAGGGAGCTGTAACCCGCTCAGATGCTCTGGATCAGTTCCAGAGTGCATTTGGTGTTCATAGAGAGGGGGTCAGGATTGCGTTTACTTCTGTAGAAACGGAAGGTCGTATCGCAAGGCTGGCAGATATTGCTCACCAGTTCCATGAACATATTATATCTTTGGTTACTTTTGATGAGACGGACAAGCTCGTTCGCAGGATCGTCATGAAAATAGAAAAGAAGGACAACATTGACAAGTTTGTCAAGAAGCTGGAAGAGTCAGGATTCCGCATTCTTGATATTCATGAAGTATGA
- a CDS encoding metallophosphoesterase, which produces MEFIYFILGMLLIGSFLLLYMYRQAFTDRVLNQEIRLKDFPESFGAVKIFFISDIHKRTIQDSIVNEVKGKADLVVIGGDLAEKGVPLERVSANIEKLKTIAPVFFVWGNNDYEFNSHELDSLLYHLGVKVLDNTAVKFESGTGDVLHILGIDDLSLGKSRLDLAIRDAGEEGFKILVSHNPAIVNSLKPEHNISLVLSGHTHGGQIRVFGFGPYELGGIKTKNSATVLTSNGYGTTAVPLRLGARAETHLLTLTADSKTAD; this is translated from the coding sequence ATGGAGTTCATTTATTTTATACTTGGAATGCTGCTGATCGGCAGCTTCCTTCTACTATATATGTACCGCCAGGCCTTTACAGACAGAGTATTGAATCAAGAAATCCGGTTGAAGGATTTTCCGGAGAGCTTTGGGGCTGTTAAAATCTTTTTTATATCAGATATCCATAAGCGGACTATTCAAGATTCGATAGTCAACGAGGTGAAAGGAAAGGCCGATCTTGTAGTTATTGGAGGAGATCTTGCGGAAAAAGGCGTTCCTTTAGAGAGGGTGTCTGCCAATATAGAAAAATTAAAGACGATTGCCCCAGTATTCTTCGTCTGGGGAAACAATGATTATGAATTTAACTCACATGAACTAGACTCACTCCTTTACCACCTGGGTGTTAAAGTTCTTGACAACACAGCAGTGAAATTTGAATCGGGTACTGGGGATGTATTACATATTTTAGGTATTGATGATTTAAGTCTAGGTAAAAGCAGACTGGACCTGGCAATCCGTGATGCTGGTGAAGAAGGATTCAAGATTCTAGTTAGTCATAACCCTGCCATCGTCAACAGCCTCAAGCCAGAGCATAATATCAGTCTCGTCTTAAGCGGGCATACACATGGGGGACAGATCAGGGTATTCGGGTTCGGTCCTTATGAATTAGGCGGTATTAAAACGAAGAATAGTGCAACAGTGCTTACCAGCAATGGATACGGCACAACTGCTGTGCCTCTTAGACTTGGAGCCAGAGCGGAGACCCATTTACTTACATTGACTGCGGATTCTAAAACAGCAGATTGA